The following proteins are co-located in the Leishmania major strain Friedlin complete genome, chromosome 30 genome:
- a CDS encoding GTPase activator-like protein, with amino-acid sequence MGFYPTSTKRWVAIEAERLQEYNGVLEACGLGPDPSKFEPNAVSRFIDVDVPRTMPSLNFFLADESRLESSRDDSTAEVAHFTPSQHALRRILISTAMANKSLEYVQGMNEYVAHLLYAFAKGKASNLTASVEADTFFCFQTLLSYLGDDFCRSFDFDAACGLTSTMRLFDNVLRFFDPSLFQHLEYLGINAEHYALRWIMLLFTQEFNIADGLRVWDFLLSFGDEIRNAAFFVAAAMCHHLRSSILSGEAMSDVLPLLQEYPAGDVNLFLRIALKWIVKFDFDLLHELKPLSPEGVQALRCSRGLEGGMNFVQVMQSWVPSIF; translated from the coding sequence ATGGGGTTCTATCCGACATCCACAAAGCGCTGGGTTGCCATTGAAGCCGAACGACTCCAGGAGTACAATGGTGTTTTAGAGGCCTGCGGTCTTGGACCCGATCCATCGAAGTTTGAACCGAACGCTGTCTCGCGCTTCATCGACGTTGACGTGCCTCGCACCATGCCGTCCTTGAACTTTTTTCTTGCAGATGAGAGCCGACTGGAAAGCAGCCGAGATGACAGTACGGCAGAGGTCGCACATTTCACTCCCTCGCAGCATGCGTTGCGCAGAATACTGATAAGCACAGCAATGGCAAACAAATCACTCGAATATGTTCAAGGAATGAACGAGTACGTTGCTCACCTCCTTTACGCCTTCGCCAAAGGTAAGGCATCGAATCTTACGGCCTCTGTCGAGGCGGATAccttcttttgttttcaaACGCTTCTCTCGTACCTTGGTGACGACTTCTGCCGCTCATTCGACTTTGACGCAGCTTGCGGGCTCACCAGCACTATGAGGCTGTTTGACAATGTCTTGCGCTTTTTCGATCCCTCGTTGTTTCAACACCTCGAGTATCTGGGCATTAATGCGGAGCATTATGCACTTCGTTGGATCATGCTCTTGTTTACGCAGGAGTTCAACATAGCAGACggcctgcgcgtgtgggaCTTTCTTTTGTCGTTCGGCGACGAGATCAGAAACGCCGCCTTCTTCGTAGCGGCGGCAATGTGTCACCACCTGCGCAGCTCCATTTTGTCCGGGGAAGCGATGAGTGACGTTTTGCCGCTTCTTCAGGAGTATCCGGCCGGGGACGTGAACCTCTTTCTTCGCATAGCGTTGAAGTGGATTGTGAAGTTCGATTTCGACCTGCTACATGAACTGAAACCATTGTCTCCGGAGggtgtgcaggcgctgcgaTGCAGCCGCGGACTAGAGGGAGGGATGAATTTTGTGCAAGTGATGCAGAGTTGGGTACCGTCTATCTTTTAG
- a CDS encoding putative chaperonin HSP60/CNP60: MFSLSRRLASGKSIEFGGEARQLILSGIERIATAVGVTLGPKGRNVIIRQPDGEPKITKDGVTVARSIEFHDQFEDVGAKLIRQVAGKTNDVAGDGTTTATILAWSIFAEGYKSVATGANPMDLKRGIDAAVEIILDNLAEQTRPVKDFAMLENVATISANGERSLGTLIAQTVQAVGVKGFISVLDGNTAATEWSRYDGWSTEHGFVSSALMTDSANLRSRLDNPLVFVTAQPLEAVQDVVRLLEAARAQQRPLVLIGPSFAKPVLQTIILNHECGVVQCGVVCVSELKEEELHDVAFSCQCSVEKVSSVGYVEDVRCLLGSAKHMEQTMDNTVVCGTGDTSARVRLLQSRLERLMTEESREAIRERISKLNHTHAVIRVGGRSAIEVSESKDRVVDALNAARNALGEGIVAGGGAALLHASKKLDELLLNDEEMEQDRRTGIQIVRNAIRLPLKKISENAGEEGAVAVENVAEYQETSMGYDAQHSTYVDMFEAGIVDPVHVVRSCVVDAASVAGLMITTEASVCDYRPTPDKRRK, encoded by the coding sequence ATGTTTTCCTTATCGCGCCGCTTGGCGAGCGGCAAGTCCATCGAGTTTGGCGGAGAGGCCCGACAGCTGATACTATCTGGTATCGAGCGCATCGCCACTGCCGTCGGGGTAACACTCGGCCCCAAGGGCCGGAACGTGATAATCCGGCAACCGGACGGGGAGCCAAAGATCACCAAGGACGGCGTCACAGTAGCCCGCTCGATCGAGTTCCACGACCAGTTCGAGGACGTCGGGGCGAAGCTGATCCGACAGGTGGCCGGCAAAACCAACGACGTGGCGGGCGATGGCACAACGACAGCGACCATTCTCGCCTGGAGCATCTTCGCCGAGGGCTACAAGAGTGTCGCGACCGGGGCAAACCCGATGGACCTCAAGCGCGGCATCGACGCGGCCGTTGAAATTATCCTCGATAACCTGGCAGAGCAGACCCGCCCGGTTAAGGACTTCGCCATGCTTGAGAACGTGGCCACCATCAGCGCGAACGGCGAGCGATCCCTCGGCACTCTCATTGCGCAGACGGTGCAGGCGGTCGGCGTGAAGGGCTTTATCTCTGTACTGGATGGAAACACGGCCGCGACGGAGTGGTCGAGATACGATGGCTGGAGCACCGAGCACGGCTTCGTTTCCAGCGCCCTCATGACCGACAGTGCCAACCTGCGCAGCAGGTTGGACAACCCGCTAGTCTTTGTcactgcgcagccgctggaggcggtgcaggatgtggtgcggctgctggaggcagcgcgggcgcagcagcgaccgtTGGTGCTGATTGGCCCCTCTTTTGCCAAGCCGGTGCTGCAGACGATCATCCTGAATCACGAGTGCGGCGTCGTTCagtgtggtgtggtgtgtgtgtccgagttgaaggaggaagagctgcACGACGTTGCCTTCTCCTGCCAGTGCAGCGTGGAGAAGGTCAGCTCCGTCGGCTACGTGGAGGACGTGAGATGCCTGCTCGGGTCCGCGAAGCACATGGAGCAGACCATGGACAACACTGTCGTGTGCGGCACTGGCGACACGTCAGCGCGAGttcggctgctgcagagccgGCTGGAGCGTCTCATGACCGAGGAGAGCCGCGAGGCCATACGGGAGCGTATCTCAAAGCTAAATCACACCCACGCCGTCATCCGTGTCGGTGGTCGCTCCGCGATCGAGGTGAGCGAGTCGAAGGATCGAGTGGTGGACGCGCTGAATGCGGCCCGCAACGCGCTCGGTGAGGGCATCGtggctggaggcggcgcggctctTCTACACGCCTCGAAGAAGCTCGACGAGCTTTTGCTTAATGACGAGGAGATGGAGCAGGACCGCCGCACTGGCATTCAGATTGTGCGCAACGCCATTCGCCTTCCTCTGAAGAAGATTAGTGAAAACGCTGGTGAGGAGGGCGCCGTGGCAGTAGAGAATGTGGCTGAGTATCAAGAGACGTCCATGGGATATGATGCACAACATAGCACGTACGTGGACATGTTTGAAGCCGGTATTGTCGACCCTGTTCACGTGGTGCGGTCGtgcgtcgtcgacgccgcctcgGTTGCTGGACTGATGATTACGACCGAGGCGAGCGTGTGCGACTACCGCCCGACGCCCGACAAGCGTCGCAAGTGA